The Arachis duranensis cultivar V14167 unplaced genomic scaffold, aradu.V14167.gnm2.J7QH unplaced_Scaffold_56061, whole genome shotgun sequence genome window below encodes:
- the LOC110277298 gene encoding uncharacterized protein LOC110277298, translating into MPGSVATEQGALQRWLGAVATDAGRGATEAGRIATDVGRVATLAGVVVTEAGRHATLAVAVAPKAGHVAALAGGRCNGCCARCNVGWGRCNRCWARCSVGRGPVQRRQVALHRWPGGVATEAGRVATLAGVVATEAGRVATLAWGRCTGCWARCNGCWGPLQRRQGTLQRMPDALQRWLRSLQRRQGAMQRWPWPLHRRQGAVQRWLGAVATDAGRGATDAGRVATIAGRGASLAGSVASEAPAVATDAGRGATDAGRVATHAGRGASLAGSVASEAPAVATDAGRGATDAGRVATHAGRGASLAGSVASEAPAVATDAGRGATDAGVVATEAGFGASLAGSVASEAPAVATDAGRGATDAGVVATEAGFGASLAGSVATEAPAVATMARSVATEEPNFHISQLARALFLKF; encoded by the exons ATGCCGGGGTCCGTTGCAACGGAGCAGGGCGCGTTGCAACGTTGGCTGGGGGCCGTTGCAACGGATGCTGGGCGCGGTGCAACGGAGGCAGGGCGCATTGCAACGGATGTCGGACGCGTTGCAACTTTGGCTGGGGTCGTTGTAACGGAGGCAGGGCGCCATGCAACGCTGGCCGTGGCCGTTGCACCGAAGGCAGGGCACGTTGCAGCGTTGGCTGGGGGCCGTTGCAACGGATGCTGTGCGCGTTGCAACGTTGGCTGGGGGCGTTGCAACAGATGCTGGGCGCGTTGCAGCGTTGGCAGGGGGCCGGTGCAACGGAGGCAGGTCGCGTTGCATCGTTGGCCGGGGGGCGTTGCAACGGAAGCCGGGCGCGTTGCAACGTTGGCTGGGGTCGTTGCAACGGAGGCAGGTCGCGTTGCAACGTTGGCTTGGGGCCGTTGCACCGGATGCTGGGCGCGGTGCAACGGATGCTGGGGTCCGTTGCAACGGAGGCAAGGCACGTTGCAACGGATGCCGGACGCGTTGCAACGTTGGCTGCGGTCGTTGCAACGGAGGCAGGGCGCCATGCAACGTTGGCCGTGGCCGTTGCACCGGAGGCAGGGCGCGGTGCAGCGTTGGCTGGGGGCCGTTGCAACGGATGCTGGGCGCGGTGCAACGGACGCTGGGCGCGTTGCAACGATTGCTGGGCGCGGTGCATCGTTGGCTGGGAGCGTTGCATCGGAG GCACCCGCCGTTGCAACGGATGCTGGGCGCGGTGCAACGGACGCTGGGCGCGTTGCAACGCATGCTGGGCGCGGTGCATCGTTGGCTGGGAGCGTTGCATCGGAGGCACCCGCCGTTGCAACGGATGCTGGGCGCGGTGCAACGGACGCTGGGCGCGTTGCAACGCATGCTGGGCGCGGTGCATCGTTGGCTGGGAGCGTTGCATCGGAGGCACCCGCCGTTGCAACGGATGCTGGGCGCGGTGCAACGGATGCTGGGGTCGTTGCAACGGAGGCTGGGTTTGGTGCATCGTTGGCTGGGAGCGTTGCATCGGAGGCACCCGCCGTTGCAACGGATGCTGGGCGCGGTGCAACGGATGCTGGGGTCGTTGCAACGGAGGCTGGGTTTGGTGCATCGTTGGCTGGGAGCGTTGCAACGGAGGCACCCGCCGTTGCAACGATGGCTCGGAGCGTTGCAACAGAGGAGCCAAATTTTCATATCTCACAATTGGCTCGTGCACTTTTTCTGAAATTTTGA